One part of the Glycine soja cultivar W05 chromosome 11, ASM419377v2, whole genome shotgun sequence genome encodes these proteins:
- the LOC114372964 gene encoding DEAD-box ATP-dependent RNA helicase 13-like — protein MSIVCVYFVSPFIGHGTQILEIAMDRFRENENGILVATDVAARGLDILGVRTIVHYRLPHSAEVYVHRSGRIARASAEGCCIALISSRDTSKFASLCKSFSKDNFQWFPLENSYVPEVLKRLSLARQIDKITRNESQVY, from the exons ATGAGCATTGTGTGTGTCTACTTTGTCTCTCCTTTCATAGGGCATGGAACTCAGATCCTTGAAAtc GCCATGGATCGCTTtcgtgaaaatgaaaatggcaTACTTGTTGCTACAGATGTTGCTGCAAGAGGTCTTGATATTCTTGGTGTTAGAACTATTGTCCACTATCGACTTCCACATTCAGCAGAG GTTTATGTTCATAGAAGTGGAAGAATAGCTAGAGCTTCTGCTGAAGGTTGTTGTATTGCTTTAATATCATCAAGAGATACATCAAAGTTTGCTTCATTGTGCAAGTCATTTTCCAAG GATAACTTTCAATGGTTTCCTTTAGAGAACTCTTACGTGCCAGAGGTCCTAAAACGATTGTCTCTTGCACGTCAAATAGACAAGATAACAAGGAATGAATCCCAAGTATACTGA